In a single window of the Zonotrichia leucophrys gambelii isolate GWCS_2022_RI chromosome 2, RI_Zleu_2.0, whole genome shotgun sequence genome:
- the TAC1 gene encoding protachykinin-1 isoform X4 → MRSERGARPARCRRCVRRGSPAGRARVRGDVPAAMRLPLAFAVLLLASSQALGEEMGATDDLSYWSDWSDSDQGKEELPLPLEHFLQRMARRPRPQQFFGLMGKRDAGYGQISHKRSSEGSIVQSYERRRK, encoded by the exons ATGCGCTCGGAGCGCGGCGCTCGCCCTGCCCGCTGCAGACGGTGCGTGCGCCGCGGGAGCCCGGCCGGCCGTGCCCGTGTGCGAGGG GACGTCCCGGCGGCGATGAGGCTCCCGCTGGCTTTCGCCGTGCTCCTCCTGGCCTCGTCACAGGCGCTGGGCGAGGAGATGGGAGCCACCGACGACCTCAGCTACTGGTCCGACTGGTCCGACAGCGACCAGGGGAAG GAGGAGCTGCCGCTGCCCCTGGAGCACTTCCTGCAGAGGATGGCCCGCAGACCCCGGCCCCAGCAGTTCTTCGGCCTCATGGGCAAGCGGGATGCCG GATATGGCCAGATCTCTCACAAAA GGTCCTCTGAAGGGAGCATAGTACAGAGCTACGAACGGAGGCGTAAATGA
- the TAC1 gene encoding protachykinin-1 isoform X5 has protein sequence MRLPLAFAVLLLASSQALGEEMGATDDLSYWSDWSDSDQGKEELPLPLEHFLQRMARRPRPQQFFGLMGKRDAGYGQISHKRHKTDSFVGLMGKRSLNSGSSEGSIVQSYERRRK, from the exons ATGAGGCTCCCGCTGGCTTTCGCCGTGCTCCTCCTGGCCTCGTCACAGGCGCTGGGCGAGGAGATGGGAGCCACCGACGACCTCAGCTACTGGTCCGACTGGTCCGACAGCGACCAGGGGAAG GAGGAGCTGCCGCTGCCCCTGGAGCACTTCCTGCAGAGGATGGCCCGCAGACCCCGGCCCCAGCAGTTCTTCGGCCTCATGGGCAAGCGGGATGCCG GATATGGCCAGATCTCTCACAAAA ggCATAAAACAGACTCCTTTGTTGGACTTATGGGCAAAAGATCTTTAAATTCTG GGTCCTCTGAAGGGAGCATAGTACAGAGCTACGAACGGAGGCGTAAATGA
- the TAC1 gene encoding protachykinin-1 isoform X1, producing MRSERGARPARCRRCVRRGSPAGRARVRGVRLSWGCEGDVPAAMRLPLAFAVLLLASSQALGEEMGATDDLSYWSDWSDSDQGKEELPLPLEHFLQRMARRPRPQQFFGLMGKRDAGYGQISHKRHKTDSFVGLMGKRSLNSGSSEGSIVQSYERRRK from the exons ATGCGCTCGGAGCGCGGCGCTCGCCCTGCCCGCTGCAGACGGTGCGTGCGCCGCGGGAGCCCGGCCGGCCGTGCCCGTGTGCGAGGGGTGCGcttgtcctggggctgtgagggg GACGTCCCGGCGGCGATGAGGCTCCCGCTGGCTTTCGCCGTGCTCCTCCTGGCCTCGTCACAGGCGCTGGGCGAGGAGATGGGAGCCACCGACGACCTCAGCTACTGGTCCGACTGGTCCGACAGCGACCAGGGGAAG GAGGAGCTGCCGCTGCCCCTGGAGCACTTCCTGCAGAGGATGGCCCGCAGACCCCGGCCCCAGCAGTTCTTCGGCCTCATGGGCAAGCGGGATGCCG GATATGGCCAGATCTCTCACAAAA ggCATAAAACAGACTCCTTTGTTGGACTTATGGGCAAAAGATCTTTAAATTCTG GGTCCTCTGAAGGGAGCATAGTACAGAGCTACGAACGGAGGCGTAAATGA
- the TAC1 gene encoding protachykinin-1 isoform X6, which yields MRLPLAFAVLLLASSQALGEEMGATDDLSYWSDWSDSDQGKEELPLPLEHFLQRMARRPRPQQFFGLMGKRDAGYGQISHKRSSEGSIVQSYERRRK from the exons ATGAGGCTCCCGCTGGCTTTCGCCGTGCTCCTCCTGGCCTCGTCACAGGCGCTGGGCGAGGAGATGGGAGCCACCGACGACCTCAGCTACTGGTCCGACTGGTCCGACAGCGACCAGGGGAAG GAGGAGCTGCCGCTGCCCCTGGAGCACTTCCTGCAGAGGATGGCCCGCAGACCCCGGCCCCAGCAGTTCTTCGGCCTCATGGGCAAGCGGGATGCCG GATATGGCCAGATCTCTCACAAAA GGTCCTCTGAAGGGAGCATAGTACAGAGCTACGAACGGAGGCGTAAATGA
- the TAC1 gene encoding protachykinin-1 isoform X2, with product MRSERGARPARCRRCVRRGSPAGRARVRGDVPAAMRLPLAFAVLLLASSQALGEEMGATDDLSYWSDWSDSDQGKEELPLPLEHFLQRMARRPRPQQFFGLMGKRDAGYGQISHKRHKTDSFVGLMGKRSLNSGSSEGSIVQSYERRRK from the exons ATGCGCTCGGAGCGCGGCGCTCGCCCTGCCCGCTGCAGACGGTGCGTGCGCCGCGGGAGCCCGGCCGGCCGTGCCCGTGTGCGAGGG GACGTCCCGGCGGCGATGAGGCTCCCGCTGGCTTTCGCCGTGCTCCTCCTGGCCTCGTCACAGGCGCTGGGCGAGGAGATGGGAGCCACCGACGACCTCAGCTACTGGTCCGACTGGTCCGACAGCGACCAGGGGAAG GAGGAGCTGCCGCTGCCCCTGGAGCACTTCCTGCAGAGGATGGCCCGCAGACCCCGGCCCCAGCAGTTCTTCGGCCTCATGGGCAAGCGGGATGCCG GATATGGCCAGATCTCTCACAAAA ggCATAAAACAGACTCCTTTGTTGGACTTATGGGCAAAAGATCTTTAAATTCTG GGTCCTCTGAAGGGAGCATAGTACAGAGCTACGAACGGAGGCGTAAATGA
- the TAC1 gene encoding protachykinin-1 isoform X3, with the protein MRSERGARPARCRRCVRRGSPAGRARVRGVRLSWGCEGDVPAAMRLPLAFAVLLLASSQALGEEMGATDDLSYWSDWSDSDQGKEELPLPLEHFLQRMARRPRPQQFFGLMGKRDAGYGQISHKRSSEGSIVQSYERRRK; encoded by the exons ATGCGCTCGGAGCGCGGCGCTCGCCCTGCCCGCTGCAGACGGTGCGTGCGCCGCGGGAGCCCGGCCGGCCGTGCCCGTGTGCGAGGGGTGCGcttgtcctggggctgtgagggg GACGTCCCGGCGGCGATGAGGCTCCCGCTGGCTTTCGCCGTGCTCCTCCTGGCCTCGTCACAGGCGCTGGGCGAGGAGATGGGAGCCACCGACGACCTCAGCTACTGGTCCGACTGGTCCGACAGCGACCAGGGGAAG GAGGAGCTGCCGCTGCCCCTGGAGCACTTCCTGCAGAGGATGGCCCGCAGACCCCGGCCCCAGCAGTTCTTCGGCCTCATGGGCAAGCGGGATGCCG GATATGGCCAGATCTCTCACAAAA GGTCCTCTGAAGGGAGCATAGTACAGAGCTACGAACGGAGGCGTAAATGA